The Cydia amplana chromosome 9, ilCydAmpl1.1, whole genome shotgun sequence genome includes a region encoding these proteins:
- the LOC134651105 gene encoding protein Gawky isoform X1, with protein MSNVSVILCVPHLIKDNCYSNIYTVTEPMQCKISTSMLVANTNKFGALKRVEEKNESQRVSVKMVDNNIYNVEFVDSIQQNQMIGDTPNYCIPLTINAITVQGISYSDPYFSSFNLKYKMAFGAPKYMNKSDYAFKSSVCIIRDEPCMDNTQLLNEKSAHMICKTKTRMINNDEKSIRINHDNNVSEVDVTSNSQTVLKTFANGDLTLDAMLELMRNEDVTKAKMGETDSWGVPRRMRLCGGGESSLNAASGWGSPPTSNNNAGNWGGNSSSSQANNASNSQQWNAAQRPPASQADMNSNKAQMPPTSAASQSWQSSPPNMPNAQPNNNGAPPSNGTNPNNGNNGGNSPNSAAPNMPPAANGNGTSNTTSSAKIEQLNSMREALFSQDGWGGQHVNQDTNWDVPGSPEPGSKVEPTAGGPPPWKPNVNNGAFLGTDLWEANLRNGGQPPPQPAAKTPWGHTPTTNIGGTWGEDDDAAESANVWTGPPPPQQWPAGPPQHAQQWAVPKKDDWNAWGEPHRPADPRLEHRAPDPRQPPADPRQHDLRGGISGRLNGEMWSQHHQHGPANKVMPSGVNQWGAQGPKDAMKGSGWEEPSPPAARRAPAGFDDGTSLWAQRGGMGMAGRGAPAGPQPPQRGPPAPAKPDAVWGAHGQRNGGWEDPHAPAWPDRDVPAWPDASNPGLWPVPKPKPNPAGGWPEDIGEWPGPKPPQGGPLGKQIPKEMLWNSKQFRFLVEMGYKKEDAEAALRRSDMNAEEALEMLAAPRDGWRRDEHFGGHHGGPFQPPPAAPPVSAAVVQKLLNQPPPQAMHHHQSYNPNSGTGNSGQPSTAQLRMLVQQIQMAVSAGYLNHQILNQPLAPQTLVLLNQLLQQIKVLQQLVQQHTLAMSKTNSSLALQYSVQITKAKQQITALQNQIATQQALYMKQQAGGDLFKQGPDPMSQLQNNFGNMDIAKDSQAAYGAGQQSRLNQWKLPSLDKDGEGTDFPRAPGAAKSTTSPQLNQLGLQPDPTWTVGRGEGWGEADVADGKDAWPQHPQHQPVFDMVPEFEPGKPWKGNQIKNVEDDPSMTPGSVVRSPLSLTAIKDSDMLGGKTSPPGGGGGGGGERSLSSSTWSYAPPAAGKDAWAKPRAAPPPGLNKAWPQHHVQQPPRNNLPSWQASTWLLLKNLTAQIDGSTLKTLCVQHGPLQNFHLYLNQGLALARYSTREEAAKAQMALNNCVLSNTTIFAESPAESEVQMILQHLGSGGGGAWRGGGGGKDWAGFPGLWPDQHEQRATPSSLNSFLPPDLLGGESI; from the exons ATGTCTAATGTTTCTGTAATATTATGTGTTCCACATCTAATTAAGGATAATTGTTACTCCAATATTTATACCGTTACCGAACCAATGCAATGTAAAATCTCCACCTCAATGCTGGTGGCGAACACAAATAAATTTGGTGCTTTGAAGCGAGTCGAAGAGAAGAATGAGAGTCAGCGAGTTAGTGTAAAAAtggtagataataatatttataatgtagAGTTTGTTGATAGTATCCAACAAAACCAAATGATTGGCGATACGCCTAACTACTGCATTCCTTTAACGATTAACGCCATAACAGTCCAGGGTATCTCATACAGTGACCCGTATTTCAGTAGctttaacttaaaatataagATGGCGTTTGGAGCGCCCAAGTATATGAACAAGTCTGATTACGCTTTTAAATCTTCAGTTTGTATTATACGAGATGAGCCTTGCATGGATAACACGCAACTACTAAACGAAAAGTCTGCTCATATGATATGCAAAACGAAAACTCGAATGATAAATAATGACGAGAAGTCGATAAGGATAAACCATGACAATAATGTATCGGAGGTCGATGTAACATCAAACTCTCAGACCGTCTTGAAAACTTTTGCTAACGGTGATCTCACATTGGACGCGATGTTGGAGTTGATGAGGAACGAGGATGTTACCAAAGCCAAGATGGGCGAGACGGACAGCTGGGGCGTACCACGGAGGATGCGCCTCTGCGGCGGCGGCGAGAGCTCGCTCAATGCCGCCTCCGGCTGGGGCAGCCCGCCCACTTCCAATAATAACg CAGGCAACTGGGGTGGCAACTCTAGCAGCAGCCAAGCCAACAACGCCTCGAACAGCCAGCAATGGAACGCTGCGCAGCGCCCGCCCGCCTCTCAAGCAGACA TGAATAGCAACAAGGCCCAGATGCCACCGACCAGCGCTGCCTCCCAGAGTTGGCAGAGCAGCCCCCCCAACATGCCAAATGCACAGCCAAACAATAATGGTGCGCCTCCTAGCAATG GCACGAACCCCAACAACGGCAACAACGGCGGCAACTCTCCTAACTCGGCCGCCCCCAACATGCCGCCCGCCGCCAACGGGAACGGGACATCGAATACCACGTCTTCCGCTAAGATAGAACAACTCAACTCCATGAGGGAGGCGCTGTTCAGCCAGGACGGCTGGGGCGGT CAACACGTAAACCAAGATACGAATTGGGACGTGCCCGGATCACCGGAGCCCGGCTCGAAGGTGGAACCCACCGCCGGCGGCCCGCCCCCTTGGAAACCGAACGTAAACAACGGCGCCTTCCTCGGCACGGACCTCTGGGAGGCCAACCTGAGGAACGGCGGCCAACCGCCGCCGCAGCCCGCCGCCAAGACGCCATGGGGACACACCCCCACCACCAACATCGGCGGCACCTGGGGCGAGGACGACGACGCCGCCGAGTCCGCCAACGTGTGGaccgggccgccgccgccgcagcagTGGCCCGCCGGCCCGCCGCAGCACGCGCAGCAGTGGGCCGTGCCCAAGAAGGACGACTGGAACGCGTGGGGCGAGCCGCACCGCCCCGCCGACCCGCGCCTCGAGCACCGCGCGCCCGACCCGCGCCAGCCGCCCGCCGACCCGCGCCAGCACGACCTGCGCGGCGGCATCTCCGGCCGGCTCAACGGCGAGATGTGGAGCCAGCACCACCAGCACGGGCCCGCCAACAAGGTGATGCCCTCCGGCGTCAACCAGTGGGGCGCGCAGGGGCCCAAGGACGCGATGAAGGGCTCCGGCTGGGAGGAGCCGTCGCCCCCGgccgcgcgccgcgcgcccGCCGGCTTCGACGACGGCACGTCGCTGTGGGCGCAGCGCGGCGGCATGGGCATGGCCGGCCGCGGGGCCCCCGCCGGCCCGCAGCCGCCGCAGCGCGGCCCGCCCGCGCCCGCCAAGCCCGACGCCGTGTGGGGCGCGCACGGCCAGCGCAACGGCGGCTGGGAGGACCCGCACGCGCCCGCCTGGCCCGACCGCGACGTGCCCGCCTGGCCGGACGCCTCCAACCCGGGCCTGTGGCCCGTGCCGAAGCCGAAGCCCAACCCGGCCGGCGGCTGGCCCGAGGACATCGGCGAGTGGCCCGGCCCGAAGCCGCCGCAGGGCGGCCCGCTGGGCAAGCAGATCCCGAAGGAGATGCTGTGGAACAGCAAGCAGTTCCGATTCCTGGTCGAGATGGGCTACAAGAAGGAGGACGCGGAGGCGGCGCTGCGCCGAAGCGACATGAACGCCGAGGAAGCGCTGGAGATGCTGGCGGCGCCGCGGGACGGCTGGCGGCGCGACGAGCACTTCGGCGGCCACCACGGCGGGCCCTTCCagccgccgcccgccgcgccgcccgtcAGCGCGGCCGTCGTGCAGAAGCTGCTCAACCAGCCGCCGCCCCAGGCTATGCATCATCATCAGTCTTACAATCCTAATAG TGGAACTGGCAACAGCGGACAACCGAGCACGGCGCAGCTGCGCATGCTGGTGCAGCAGATCCAGATGGCGGTGTCGGCCGGCTACCTCAACCACCAGATCCTGAACCAGCCCCTCGCGCCGCAGACCCTCGTGCTACTCAACCAGCTGCTGCAGCAG ATCAAAGTATTGCAGCAGTTGGTTCAGCAGCACACGCTCGCCATGTCGAAGACTAACTCGTCTCTCGCACTGCAGTACTCGGTGCAGATCACTAAGGCTAAACAGCAGATCACTGCTTTgcaa AACCAGATTGCGACGCAGCAGGCGTTGTACATGAAGCAGCAGGCGGGCGGCGACCTGTTCAAGCAGGGCCCGGACCCCATGTCGCAGCTGCAGAACAACTTCGGCAACATGGACATCGCCAAGGACTCGCAGGCC GCGTACGGCGCGGGCCAGCAGTCGCGCCTGAACCAGTGGAAGCTGCCGTCGCTGGACAAGGACGGCGAGGGCACGGACTTCCCGCGCGCGCCTGGCGCCGCCAAGTCCACCACCAGCCCGCAGCTCAACCAGCTCGGCCTGCAGCCCGACCC CACATGGACGGTGGGGCGCGGCGAGGGCTGGGGCGAGGCGGACGTGGCGGACGGCAAGGACGCGTGGCCGCAGCACCCGCAGCACCAGCCCGTCTTCGACATGGTGCCCGAGTTCGAGCCCGGCAAGCCCTGGAAG GGCAATCAGATCAAAAACGTAGAGGACGACCCGTCGATGACGCCCGGGTCCGTGGTGCGGTCGCCGCTGTCGCTCACGGCCATCAAGGACTCGGACATGCTGGGCGGGAAAACGTCGCCGCCAGgtggcggtggcggcggcggcggcgagcggTCGCTGTCTTCGTCCACGTGGAGCTACGCCCCGCCCGCGGCCGGCAAGGACGCGTGGGCCaagccgcgcgccgcgccgccgcccggccTCAACAAGGCCTGGCCGCAGCACCACGTGCAGCAGCCGCCGCGCAACAACCTCCCCTCCTGGCAGGCCTCCACGTGGCTGCTGCTCAAGAATCTTACCGCGCAG ATCGACGGATCGACGCTGAAGACTCTGTGCGTGCAGCACGGGCCGCTGCAGAACTTCCATTTGTACTTGAACCAGGGACTCGCGCTTGCGCGCTACTCTACTCGCGAAGAGGCAGCTAAA GCTCAGATGGCGCTGAACAATTGCGTGCTGAGCAACACGACCATCTTCGCGGAGTCTCCGGCCGAGTCGGAGGTGCAGATGATCCTGCAGCACCTGGgctcgggcggcggcggcgcgtggcgcggcggcggcggcggcaaggACTGGGCCGGCTTCCCCGGCCTCTGGCCCGACCAGCACGAGCAGCGCGCCACGCCTTCCTCGCTCAACTCCTTCCTGCCGCCCGACCTGCTGGGCGGCGAGTCCATCTAG
- the LOC134651105 gene encoding protein Gawky isoform X5, with product MDNTQLLNEKSAHMICKTKTRMINNDEKSIRINHDNNVSEVDVTSNSQTVLKTFANGDLTLDAMLELMRNEDVTKAKMGETDSWGVPRRMRLCGGGESSLNAASGWGSPPTSNNNAGNWGGNSSSSQANNASNSQQWNAAQRPPASQADMNSNKAQMPPTSAASQSWQSSPPNMPNAQPNNNGAPPSNGTNPNNGNNGGNSPNSAAPNMPPAANGNGTSNTTSSAKIEQLNSMREALFSQDGWGGQHVNQDTNWDVPGSPEPGSKVEPTAGGPPPWKPNVNNGAFLGTDLWEANLRNGGQPPPQPAAKTPWGHTPTTNIGGTWGEDDDAAESANVWTGPPPPQQWPAGPPQHAQQWAVPKKDDWNAWGEPHRPADPRLEHRAPDPRQPPADPRQHDLRGGISGRLNGEMWSQHHQHGPANKVMPSGVNQWGAQGPKDAMKGSGWEEPSPPAARRAPAGFDDGTSLWAQRGGMGMAGRGAPAGPQPPQRGPPAPAKPDAVWGAHGQRNGGWEDPHAPAWPDRDVPAWPDASNPGLWPVPKPKPNPAGGWPEDIGEWPGPKPPQGGPLGKQIPKEMLWNSKQFRFLVEMGYKKEDAEAALRRSDMNAEEALEMLAAPRDGWRRDEHFGGHHGGPFQPPPAAPPVSAAVVQKLLNQPPPQAMHHHQSYNPNSGTGNSGQPSTAQLRMLVQQIQMAVSAGYLNHQILNQPLAPQTLVLLNQLLQQIKVLQQLVQQHTLAMSKTNSSLALQYSVQITKAKQQITALQNQIATQQALYMKQQAGGDLFKQGPDPMSQLQNNFGNMDIAKDSQAAYGAGQQSRLNQWKLPSLDKDGEGTDFPRAPGAAKSTTSPQLNQLGLQPDPTWTVGRGEGWGEADVADGKDAWPQHPQHQPVFDMVPEFEPGKPWKGNQIKNVEDDPSMTPGSVVRSPLSLTAIKDSDMLGGKTSPPGGGGGGGGERSLSSSTWSYAPPAAGKDAWAKPRAAPPPGLNKAWPQHHVQQPPRNNLPSWQASTWLLLKNLTAQIDGSTLKTLCVQHGPLQNFHLYLNQGLALARYSTREEAAKAQMALNNCVLSNTTIFAESPAESEVQMILQHLGSGGGGAWRGGGGGKDWAGFPGLWPDQHEQRATPSSLNSFLPPDLLGGESI from the exons ATGGATAACACGCAACTACTAAACGAAAAGTCTGCTCATATGATATGCAAAACGAAAACTCGAATGATAAATAATGACGAGAAGTCGATAAGGATAAACCATGACAATAATGTATCGGAGGTCGATGTAACATCAAACTCTCAGACCGTCTTGAAAACTTTTGCTAACGGTGATCTCACATTGGACGCGATGTTGGAGTTGATGAGGAACGAGGATGTTACCAAAGCCAAGATGGGCGAGACGGACAGCTGGGGCGTACCACGGAGGATGCGCCTCTGCGGCGGCGGCGAGAGCTCGCTCAATGCCGCCTCCGGCTGGGGCAGCCCGCCCACTTCCAATAATAACg CAGGCAACTGGGGTGGCAACTCTAGCAGCAGCCAAGCCAACAACGCCTCGAACAGCCAGCAATGGAACGCTGCGCAGCGCCCGCCCGCCTCTCAAGCAGACA TGAATAGCAACAAGGCCCAGATGCCACCGACCAGCGCTGCCTCCCAGAGTTGGCAGAGCAGCCCCCCCAACATGCCAAATGCACAGCCAAACAATAATGGTGCGCCTCCTAGCAATG GCACGAACCCCAACAACGGCAACAACGGCGGCAACTCTCCTAACTCGGCCGCCCCCAACATGCCGCCCGCCGCCAACGGGAACGGGACATCGAATACCACGTCTTCCGCTAAGATAGAACAACTCAACTCCATGAGGGAGGCGCTGTTCAGCCAGGACGGCTGGGGCGGT CAACACGTAAACCAAGATACGAATTGGGACGTGCCCGGATCACCGGAGCCCGGCTCGAAGGTGGAACCCACCGCCGGCGGCCCGCCCCCTTGGAAACCGAACGTAAACAACGGCGCCTTCCTCGGCACGGACCTCTGGGAGGCCAACCTGAGGAACGGCGGCCAACCGCCGCCGCAGCCCGCCGCCAAGACGCCATGGGGACACACCCCCACCACCAACATCGGCGGCACCTGGGGCGAGGACGACGACGCCGCCGAGTCCGCCAACGTGTGGaccgggccgccgccgccgcagcagTGGCCCGCCGGCCCGCCGCAGCACGCGCAGCAGTGGGCCGTGCCCAAGAAGGACGACTGGAACGCGTGGGGCGAGCCGCACCGCCCCGCCGACCCGCGCCTCGAGCACCGCGCGCCCGACCCGCGCCAGCCGCCCGCCGACCCGCGCCAGCACGACCTGCGCGGCGGCATCTCCGGCCGGCTCAACGGCGAGATGTGGAGCCAGCACCACCAGCACGGGCCCGCCAACAAGGTGATGCCCTCCGGCGTCAACCAGTGGGGCGCGCAGGGGCCCAAGGACGCGATGAAGGGCTCCGGCTGGGAGGAGCCGTCGCCCCCGgccgcgcgccgcgcgcccGCCGGCTTCGACGACGGCACGTCGCTGTGGGCGCAGCGCGGCGGCATGGGCATGGCCGGCCGCGGGGCCCCCGCCGGCCCGCAGCCGCCGCAGCGCGGCCCGCCCGCGCCCGCCAAGCCCGACGCCGTGTGGGGCGCGCACGGCCAGCGCAACGGCGGCTGGGAGGACCCGCACGCGCCCGCCTGGCCCGACCGCGACGTGCCCGCCTGGCCGGACGCCTCCAACCCGGGCCTGTGGCCCGTGCCGAAGCCGAAGCCCAACCCGGCCGGCGGCTGGCCCGAGGACATCGGCGAGTGGCCCGGCCCGAAGCCGCCGCAGGGCGGCCCGCTGGGCAAGCAGATCCCGAAGGAGATGCTGTGGAACAGCAAGCAGTTCCGATTCCTGGTCGAGATGGGCTACAAGAAGGAGGACGCGGAGGCGGCGCTGCGCCGAAGCGACATGAACGCCGAGGAAGCGCTGGAGATGCTGGCGGCGCCGCGGGACGGCTGGCGGCGCGACGAGCACTTCGGCGGCCACCACGGCGGGCCCTTCCagccgccgcccgccgcgccgcccgtcAGCGCGGCCGTCGTGCAGAAGCTGCTCAACCAGCCGCCGCCCCAGGCTATGCATCATCATCAGTCTTACAATCCTAATAG TGGAACTGGCAACAGCGGACAACCGAGCACGGCGCAGCTGCGCATGCTGGTGCAGCAGATCCAGATGGCGGTGTCGGCCGGCTACCTCAACCACCAGATCCTGAACCAGCCCCTCGCGCCGCAGACCCTCGTGCTACTCAACCAGCTGCTGCAGCAG ATCAAAGTATTGCAGCAGTTGGTTCAGCAGCACACGCTCGCCATGTCGAAGACTAACTCGTCTCTCGCACTGCAGTACTCGGTGCAGATCACTAAGGCTAAACAGCAGATCACTGCTTTgcaa AACCAGATTGCGACGCAGCAGGCGTTGTACATGAAGCAGCAGGCGGGCGGCGACCTGTTCAAGCAGGGCCCGGACCCCATGTCGCAGCTGCAGAACAACTTCGGCAACATGGACATCGCCAAGGACTCGCAGGCC GCGTACGGCGCGGGCCAGCAGTCGCGCCTGAACCAGTGGAAGCTGCCGTCGCTGGACAAGGACGGCGAGGGCACGGACTTCCCGCGCGCGCCTGGCGCCGCCAAGTCCACCACCAGCCCGCAGCTCAACCAGCTCGGCCTGCAGCCCGACCC CACATGGACGGTGGGGCGCGGCGAGGGCTGGGGCGAGGCGGACGTGGCGGACGGCAAGGACGCGTGGCCGCAGCACCCGCAGCACCAGCCCGTCTTCGACATGGTGCCCGAGTTCGAGCCCGGCAAGCCCTGGAAG GGCAATCAGATCAAAAACGTAGAGGACGACCCGTCGATGACGCCCGGGTCCGTGGTGCGGTCGCCGCTGTCGCTCACGGCCATCAAGGACTCGGACATGCTGGGCGGGAAAACGTCGCCGCCAGgtggcggtggcggcggcggcggcgagcggTCGCTGTCTTCGTCCACGTGGAGCTACGCCCCGCCCGCGGCCGGCAAGGACGCGTGGGCCaagccgcgcgccgcgccgccgcccggccTCAACAAGGCCTGGCCGCAGCACCACGTGCAGCAGCCGCCGCGCAACAACCTCCCCTCCTGGCAGGCCTCCACGTGGCTGCTGCTCAAGAATCTTACCGCGCAG ATCGACGGATCGACGCTGAAGACTCTGTGCGTGCAGCACGGGCCGCTGCAGAACTTCCATTTGTACTTGAACCAGGGACTCGCGCTTGCGCGCTACTCTACTCGCGAAGAGGCAGCTAAA GCTCAGATGGCGCTGAACAATTGCGTGCTGAGCAACACGACCATCTTCGCGGAGTCTCCGGCCGAGTCGGAGGTGCAGATGATCCTGCAGCACCTGGgctcgggcggcggcggcgcgtggcgcggcggcggcggcggcaaggACTGGGCCGGCTTCCCCGGCCTCTGGCCCGACCAGCACGAGCAGCGCGCCACGCCTTCCTCGCTCAACTCCTTCCTGCCGCCCGACCTGCTGGGCGGCGAGTCCATCTAG
- the LOC134651105 gene encoding protein Gawky isoform X3, translating to MSNVSVILCVPHLIKDNCYSNIYTVTEPMQCKISTSMLVANTNKFGALKRVEEKNESQRVSVKMVDNNIYNVEFVDSIQQNQMIGDTPNYCIPLTINAITVQGISYSDPYFSSFNLKYKMAFGAPKYMNKSDYAFKSSVCIIRDEPCMDNTQLLNEKSAHMICKTKTRMINNDEKSIRINHDNNVSEVDVTSNSQTVLKTFANGDLTLDAMLELMRNEDVTKAKMGETDSWGVPRRMRLCGGGESSLNAASGWGSPPTSNNNAGNWGGNSSSSQANNASNSQQWNAAQRPPASQADMNSNKAQMPPTSAASQSWQSSPPNMPNAQPNNNGAPPSNGTNPNNGNNGGNSPNSAAPNMPPAANGNGTSNTTSSAKIEQLNSMREALFSQDGWGGQHVNQDTNWDVPGSPEPGSKVEPTAGGPPPWKPNVNNGAFLGTDLWEANLRNGGQPPPQPAAKTPWGHTPTTNIGGTWGEDDDAAESANVWTGPPPPQQWPAGPPQHAQQWAVPKKDDWNAWGEPHRPADPRLEHRAPDPRQPPADPRQHDLRGGISGRLNGEMWSQHHQHGPANKVMPSGVNQWGAQGPKDAMKGSGWEEPSPPAARRAPAGFDDGTSLWAQRGGMGMAGRGAPAGPQPPQRGPPAPAKPDAVWGAHGQRNGGWEDPHAPAWPDRDVPAWPDASNPGLWPVPKPKPNPAGGWPEDIGEWPGPKPPQGGPLGKQIPKEMLWNSKQFRFLVEMGYKKEDAEAALRRSDMNAEEALEMLAAPRDGWRRDEHFGGHHGGPFQPPPAAPPVSAAVVQKLLNQPPPQAMHHHQSYNPNSGTGNSGQPSTAQLRMLVQQIQMAVSAGYLNHQILNQPLAPQTLVLLNQLLQQIKVLQQLVQQHTLAMSKTNSSLALQYSVQITKAKQQITALQNQIATQQALYMKQQAGGDLFKQGPDPMSQLQNNFGNMDIAKDSQAAYGAGQQSRLNQWKLPSLDKDGEGTDFPRAPGAAKSTTSPQLNQLGLQPDPTWTVGRGEGWGEADVADGKDAWPQHPQHQPVFDMVPEFEPGKPWKIKNVEDDPSMTPGSVVRSPLSLTAIKDSDMLGGKTSPPGGGGGGGGERSLSSSTWSYAPPAAGKDAWAKPRAAPPPGLNKAWPQHHVQQPPRNNLPSWQASTWLLLKNLTAQIDGSTLKTLCVQHGPLQNFHLYLNQGLALARYSTREEAAKAQMALNNCVLSNTTIFAESPAESEVQMILQHLGSGGGGAWRGGGGGKDWAGFPGLWPDQHEQRATPSSLNSFLPPDLLGGESI from the exons ATGTCTAATGTTTCTGTAATATTATGTGTTCCACATCTAATTAAGGATAATTGTTACTCCAATATTTATACCGTTACCGAACCAATGCAATGTAAAATCTCCACCTCAATGCTGGTGGCGAACACAAATAAATTTGGTGCTTTGAAGCGAGTCGAAGAGAAGAATGAGAGTCAGCGAGTTAGTGTAAAAAtggtagataataatatttataatgtagAGTTTGTTGATAGTATCCAACAAAACCAAATGATTGGCGATACGCCTAACTACTGCATTCCTTTAACGATTAACGCCATAACAGTCCAGGGTATCTCATACAGTGACCCGTATTTCAGTAGctttaacttaaaatataagATGGCGTTTGGAGCGCCCAAGTATATGAACAAGTCTGATTACGCTTTTAAATCTTCAGTTTGTATTATACGAGATGAGCCTTGCATGGATAACACGCAACTACTAAACGAAAAGTCTGCTCATATGATATGCAAAACGAAAACTCGAATGATAAATAATGACGAGAAGTCGATAAGGATAAACCATGACAATAATGTATCGGAGGTCGATGTAACATCAAACTCTCAGACCGTCTTGAAAACTTTTGCTAACGGTGATCTCACATTGGACGCGATGTTGGAGTTGATGAGGAACGAGGATGTTACCAAAGCCAAGATGGGCGAGACGGACAGCTGGGGCGTACCACGGAGGATGCGCCTCTGCGGCGGCGGCGAGAGCTCGCTCAATGCCGCCTCCGGCTGGGGCAGCCCGCCCACTTCCAATAATAACg CAGGCAACTGGGGTGGCAACTCTAGCAGCAGCCAAGCCAACAACGCCTCGAACAGCCAGCAATGGAACGCTGCGCAGCGCCCGCCCGCCTCTCAAGCAGACA TGAATAGCAACAAGGCCCAGATGCCACCGACCAGCGCTGCCTCCCAGAGTTGGCAGAGCAGCCCCCCCAACATGCCAAATGCACAGCCAAACAATAATGGTGCGCCTCCTAGCAATG GCACGAACCCCAACAACGGCAACAACGGCGGCAACTCTCCTAACTCGGCCGCCCCCAACATGCCGCCCGCCGCCAACGGGAACGGGACATCGAATACCACGTCTTCCGCTAAGATAGAACAACTCAACTCCATGAGGGAGGCGCTGTTCAGCCAGGACGGCTGGGGCGGT CAACACGTAAACCAAGATACGAATTGGGACGTGCCCGGATCACCGGAGCCCGGCTCGAAGGTGGAACCCACCGCCGGCGGCCCGCCCCCTTGGAAACCGAACGTAAACAACGGCGCCTTCCTCGGCACGGACCTCTGGGAGGCCAACCTGAGGAACGGCGGCCAACCGCCGCCGCAGCCCGCCGCCAAGACGCCATGGGGACACACCCCCACCACCAACATCGGCGGCACCTGGGGCGAGGACGACGACGCCGCCGAGTCCGCCAACGTGTGGaccgggccgccgccgccgcagcagTGGCCCGCCGGCCCGCCGCAGCACGCGCAGCAGTGGGCCGTGCCCAAGAAGGACGACTGGAACGCGTGGGGCGAGCCGCACCGCCCCGCCGACCCGCGCCTCGAGCACCGCGCGCCCGACCCGCGCCAGCCGCCCGCCGACCCGCGCCAGCACGACCTGCGCGGCGGCATCTCCGGCCGGCTCAACGGCGAGATGTGGAGCCAGCACCACCAGCACGGGCCCGCCAACAAGGTGATGCCCTCCGGCGTCAACCAGTGGGGCGCGCAGGGGCCCAAGGACGCGATGAAGGGCTCCGGCTGGGAGGAGCCGTCGCCCCCGgccgcgcgccgcgcgcccGCCGGCTTCGACGACGGCACGTCGCTGTGGGCGCAGCGCGGCGGCATGGGCATGGCCGGCCGCGGGGCCCCCGCCGGCCCGCAGCCGCCGCAGCGCGGCCCGCCCGCGCCCGCCAAGCCCGACGCCGTGTGGGGCGCGCACGGCCAGCGCAACGGCGGCTGGGAGGACCCGCACGCGCCCGCCTGGCCCGACCGCGACGTGCCCGCCTGGCCGGACGCCTCCAACCCGGGCCTGTGGCCCGTGCCGAAGCCGAAGCCCAACCCGGCCGGCGGCTGGCCCGAGGACATCGGCGAGTGGCCCGGCCCGAAGCCGCCGCAGGGCGGCCCGCTGGGCAAGCAGATCCCGAAGGAGATGCTGTGGAACAGCAAGCAGTTCCGATTCCTGGTCGAGATGGGCTACAAGAAGGAGGACGCGGAGGCGGCGCTGCGCCGAAGCGACATGAACGCCGAGGAAGCGCTGGAGATGCTGGCGGCGCCGCGGGACGGCTGGCGGCGCGACGAGCACTTCGGCGGCCACCACGGCGGGCCCTTCCagccgccgcccgccgcgccgcccgtcAGCGCGGCCGTCGTGCAGAAGCTGCTCAACCAGCCGCCGCCCCAGGCTATGCATCATCATCAGTCTTACAATCCTAATAG TGGAACTGGCAACAGCGGACAACCGAGCACGGCGCAGCTGCGCATGCTGGTGCAGCAGATCCAGATGGCGGTGTCGGCCGGCTACCTCAACCACCAGATCCTGAACCAGCCCCTCGCGCCGCAGACCCTCGTGCTACTCAACCAGCTGCTGCAGCAG ATCAAAGTATTGCAGCAGTTGGTTCAGCAGCACACGCTCGCCATGTCGAAGACTAACTCGTCTCTCGCACTGCAGTACTCGGTGCAGATCACTAAGGCTAAACAGCAGATCACTGCTTTgcaa AACCAGATTGCGACGCAGCAGGCGTTGTACATGAAGCAGCAGGCGGGCGGCGACCTGTTCAAGCAGGGCCCGGACCCCATGTCGCAGCTGCAGAACAACTTCGGCAACATGGACATCGCCAAGGACTCGCAGGCC GCGTACGGCGCGGGCCAGCAGTCGCGCCTGAACCAGTGGAAGCTGCCGTCGCTGGACAAGGACGGCGAGGGCACGGACTTCCCGCGCGCGCCTGGCGCCGCCAAGTCCACCACCAGCCCGCAGCTCAACCAGCTCGGCCTGCAGCCCGACCC CACATGGACGGTGGGGCGCGGCGAGGGCTGGGGCGAGGCGGACGTGGCGGACGGCAAGGACGCGTGGCCGCAGCACCCGCAGCACCAGCCCGTCTTCGACATGGTGCCCGAGTTCGAGCCCGGCAAGCCCTGGAAG ATCAAAAACGTAGAGGACGACCCGTCGATGACGCCCGGGTCCGTGGTGCGGTCGCCGCTGTCGCTCACGGCCATCAAGGACTCGGACATGCTGGGCGGGAAAACGTCGCCGCCAGgtggcggtggcggcggcggcggcgagcggTCGCTGTCTTCGTCCACGTGGAGCTACGCCCCGCCCGCGGCCGGCAAGGACGCGTGGGCCaagccgcgcgccgcgccgccgcccggccTCAACAAGGCCTGGCCGCAGCACCACGTGCAGCAGCCGCCGCGCAACAACCTCCCCTCCTGGCAGGCCTCCACGTGGCTGCTGCTCAAGAATCTTACCGCGCAG ATCGACGGATCGACGCTGAAGACTCTGTGCGTGCAGCACGGGCCGCTGCAGAACTTCCATTTGTACTTGAACCAGGGACTCGCGCTTGCGCGCTACTCTACTCGCGAAGAGGCAGCTAAA GCTCAGATGGCGCTGAACAATTGCGTGCTGAGCAACACGACCATCTTCGCGGAGTCTCCGGCCGAGTCGGAGGTGCAGATGATCCTGCAGCACCTGGgctcgggcggcggcggcgcgtggcgcggcggcggcggcggcaaggACTGGGCCGGCTTCCCCGGCCTCTGGCCCGACCAGCACGAGCAGCGCGCCACGCCTTCCTCGCTCAACTCCTTCCTGCCGCCCGACCTGCTGGGCGGCGAGTCCATCTAG